One window of Microbacterium sp. Root61 genomic DNA carries:
- a CDS encoding MFS transporter, which translates to MSLIFTGQQRLVVAIAALASFVAFLDGTVVNVALPAISRELGGGLVTQQWVVDAYLITLGALILLAGSVSDAYGRILVMRIGLIGFGIASIAIAAAPSPLFLIIARAVQGAAGAFLVPSSLALITSTIRGPLQGKAIGAWTALTTSAMVAGPLIGGLFVDFLSWRYVFLINVVPIGITLWLLTRLEARDVRRPGTRIDWLGGVMCTFGLGAMVYALIEQPKLGWTAPEIWIPLVVGILLFGGFLWRQQHTPSPILPLGLFKIRNFWTGNVATFFIYGALALNGFVVAVYLQQGAGLPATLAGLASLPVTILMILLSSRMGALAGKWGPRLFMTVGPLIMAVGALLLLSVGEDFNYWWQVLPSMFVFGFGLATTVSPLTAGILGAVDTSRSGIASAVNNAVSRVAGLLVIAMLAAIVGGALDLAGFHRAAIVTAGMMAIGGLVSYLGIRNGMPQPDPEPSVEQRPA; encoded by the coding sequence GTGAGCCTCATCTTCACCGGGCAGCAGCGACTCGTCGTCGCGATCGCGGCACTCGCCTCGTTCGTCGCGTTCCTCGACGGAACGGTCGTCAACGTCGCCCTTCCGGCGATCAGTCGCGAACTCGGCGGCGGCCTCGTCACCCAGCAGTGGGTCGTCGACGCATACCTGATCACCCTCGGCGCGCTCATCCTGCTGGCCGGGTCCGTGAGCGACGCGTACGGGCGCATCCTTGTCATGCGCATCGGCCTGATCGGCTTCGGCATCGCCTCGATCGCGATCGCCGCGGCTCCGTCGCCGCTGTTCCTCATCATCGCGCGGGCGGTGCAGGGCGCGGCCGGCGCATTCCTCGTGCCGAGCTCGCTCGCGCTGATCACCTCGACGATCCGCGGGCCACTGCAGGGCAAGGCGATCGGGGCATGGACGGCACTGACCACCAGCGCCATGGTCGCGGGTCCCCTCATCGGCGGTCTGTTCGTCGACTTCCTTTCGTGGCGCTACGTGTTCCTCATCAACGTCGTGCCGATCGGCATCACGCTGTGGCTGCTCACGCGGCTCGAGGCCCGTGACGTGCGCCGCCCGGGCACCCGCATCGACTGGCTGGGCGGCGTGATGTGCACGTTCGGCCTCGGAGCAATGGTCTACGCACTCATCGAGCAGCCGAAGCTCGGCTGGACGGCCCCGGAGATCTGGATCCCGCTGGTGGTCGGCATCCTGCTGTTCGGAGGCTTCCTCTGGCGCCAGCAGCACACGCCGTCGCCGATCCTGCCGCTGGGACTGTTCAAGATCCGCAACTTCTGGACCGGCAACGTCGCGACCTTCTTCATCTACGGCGCGCTCGCCTTGAACGGCTTCGTCGTGGCCGTGTACCTGCAGCAGGGCGCCGGACTGCCCGCGACCCTCGCGGGGCTGGCCAGCCTGCCGGTGACGATCCTGATGATCCTGCTCAGCTCGCGCATGGGCGCCCTCGCCGGCAAGTGGGGGCCGCGGCTGTTCATGACGGTCGGACCGCTGATCATGGCGGTCGGCGCGCTGCTGCTGCTCAGCGTCGGGGAGGACTTCAACTATTGGTGGCAGGTGCTTCCCAGCATGTTCGTCTTCGGTTTCGGGCTCGCCACCACGGTGTCGCCGCTCACCGCCGGCATCCTCGGCGCCGTCGACACCAGCCGCTCGGGCATCGCGTCCGCGGTCAACAACGCCGTCTCGCGCGTCGCCGGACTTCTGGTGATCGCCATGCTCGCGGCGATCGTCGGCGGCGCGCTCGACCTCGCCGGCTTCCACCGGGCCGCGATCGTCACCGCCGGGATGATGGCGATCGGCGGCCTGGTCTCGTACCTCGGAATCAGGAACGGGATGCCGCAGCCCGACCCCGAGCCCTCCGTGGAGCAGCGTCCGGCCTGA